A stretch of DNA from Arthrobacter globiformis:
CCATCACCCGACGTTCGTGACGGAACATGATCATTACGGGTCTGGTACAATCACAAAGCGTCATTTTTCGTGACGCTTTTGGATCCTGAAAGGCCCTGCATGACCCGCACCGACCGACTGACGGCCATCCTTGATCTCCTTGCCGAGACCGGCCAGGTGGAAGTCGAGGAGATCGTCACCCGGCTCGGCGTGTCACCGGCAACCGCCCGGCGCGACCTGGACAGCCTGGCCAAGCGGCGGCTGCTGACGCGGACCCGCGGCGGCGCCACCACCGGCGCCCTGGCCTACGACCTTCCCGGCAGGTACAACCGGGACGACCACGCCGTGGCCAAGCAGGAGATTGCCCTGGCTGCCTCGGCCCTCATTGCCCCGGGCATGGTGATCGGGCTCTGCGGCGGCACCACGAGCACCGCCCTGGCGCAGATCCTGGCCACCCGCGAAGACCTCAACTCGCCGTCGAACCAGCCCACCCTCACGGTGGTCACCAACGCGATCAACATCGCCTCGCAGCTTGCCGTCCGGCCCAACATCAAGGTGATGGTGACAGGCGGCATCCTCAACACGCGGTCCTATGAGCTCGTGGGCCCGTACACGGACATCATCATGCAGAAGGTGGTGCTGGACATCGCCTTCATCGGCGTCAACGGTGTCGACGCCGAGGTGGGGCCCACCAACACCGGCGAGGCAGAGGCAACGGTCAATGCGCTGCTGGCCAGCCGTGCCAGCGTCTCCTACGTGATCGCAGATTCCTCGAAGGTGGGCCGCCGGGCGTTC
This window harbors:
- a CDS encoding DeoR/GlpR family DNA-binding transcription regulator codes for the protein MTRTDRLTAILDLLAETGQVEVEEIVTRLGVSPATARRDLDSLAKRRLLTRTRGGATTGALAYDLPGRYNRDDHAVAKQEIALAASALIAPGMVIGLCGGTTSTALAQILATREDLNSPSNQPTLTVVTNAINIASQLAVRPNIKVMVTGGILNTRSYELVGPYTDIIMQKVVLDIAFIGVNGVDAEVGPTNTGEAEATVNALLASRASVSYVIADSSKVGRRAFATMDGYDFTRLITDAGISAADKAAFEARGTEVIVAGA